DNA sequence from the Lycium barbarum isolate Lr01 chromosome 5, ASM1917538v2, whole genome shotgun sequence genome:
TGCTGTCAATAGACTTGAGCACTTCTTCACCCATTTCCTTGCACCCGACCAATTTCTGAAGACAAGCGATTCagcaagtttgatatgaaagCATTAGATACTAAAAGATTTCAGCATTCAAGTTGGTGCAACATATGCATAGAGGTTTAGAATAATCTATTTTTTCTCGTTTTTTGGATAATTGTTGCATGCCCAACATGTCTTTCAAGTGCAAGATCCGACAGATGAAAAAATTTACAATCAAGAAGCTTGAGATCTAAATGAACACCGAAACAAACCCCACCCCCAAAAAGATCAGCTAAATCCCAAGGAGAAAAAAATGTTGTTGGCGATTTAGTAGTAGAGCTATTTAATATAGAAAAAAACTCACTTGTCCTGCTGAGTGAATGTCACCGGTACGAAATCCTCGATTTAAGGTGTCTAAAACAGCTGCTTCAATTCTCTGAGCAGCCTTCTCCTCACCTAGGCCATACTTCAGAAGCATTGCAGCACTGAGCATTGTTGCCAAAGGGTTTGCTTTATCCTGCATGTTTAAAGTTAGTGCacacataaacataaacatatgcGAATTTTCGAAAAGCACAAAAGAGAAAGAAACGAAGACTAGAGCCAACCTGCCCAGCAATATCAGGAGCAGAACCATGTATAGGTTCAAACAATCCAGGTCCCTAGAGGCAATACGTACCCAAAAACAAAGAAGATTAAATTAGAGAATTTGTAGTGAGAAGGAAGAAGAATCAAAATTTCTAAAGAAATGAGATTATCCGCCTATACCTTTTCACCAAGACTGGCAGATGGAAGCATCCCGATACTTCCTGTAATCATTGATGCTTCATCGGACAGGATATCACCAAATATGTTGTTTGTCACAATTGTATCAAACTGCATTATGATTATATCGAGGATCAACTCCATGGATTAGTGTGTCAACCGGCATGTTCAGGCCAAACTTGAGAAACAAGAATTGTAAAAATATATTCCAAAGGTAAAATGAAACCTGTTTTGGGTTGCGAACAAGTTGCATGGCTGCATTATCAACATACATGTGGGAGAGCTCTATATCAGGATACTCTGAGGCTATCGCCGTAACTCTCTTCCTCCAAAGCATAGAGGCCTGGCCAATATCTCAAAATCATGAACTCCATCACTATAGAACAAGAAATTACCCTTAATGAGGTCAACCTCAATGCTTTCTTTATGGTCTCCCAGTTGCAATTTTAAGTAGCGGAAAAATAGAGTAAACAGTGCAAACTTTAGTCTATAGTACAATTCTTTTAAAGCATCACCTGCTGAAGGGATAAACAAGAAAGTTGCTTAAAGTAGAGTAGATTTTGTTGATCACTTGATTTTACAATTGCATAAGACTTGTGGGTTTTTGATTCCCCTTATTTGGTATTGTATTTCCCATTAACAAATTCAGCAGTAGACACCTTGGCTTGTGTGAGATTGGTGAAGACTCGTGATTGAAGAAGAGTAGCATGAGAACAACTCCACTTTGGTTTTTGCTGGATGATTTGTAGAAAAAGATACACGTTCTAGTTGAAAGATATTCTTGGAAAATAATGAGCTCCTTTCTAATTCTAGTGTACTTCCGTTATAGAGAATAGATACCTTTTTGTATAGATATCTGGGTAGTTGACtagattcttcttctttttttttattggggggggggggggggggggatcaaaGATAAATCATATATGTAGTGAAGACTTTCTGGCACCATGTTGATGAAAGTATTAGTAGATTTAATTGCTTTATAAAAGAAATGGAATTAGACAAGAAAGTGGAAACCAGATAAAGAGGAGAAGAAAAGAAGGGTTGATAATCGGGGAAAGAAAGATAAGCTTTTACCTCCAAAACATTTGCTTTATCCACGCTACAGAGTTTTCCTCGACGCTTCCTTGCAGTTTCAAATGCAATACGAGCAATTCTGTCGATCTGAAAAGAAATTAAGCCGAATACCACTAATGTAAAGGTTGGGAACAAATTTCAGGTAAAAAGTTTGATCTCAATCTATCCTACTTTTAGTGACAGTAAGACATTACTGGATGTAGTTTCCATGTGAACTTTAACAATGATTGAATGACAATGAAAGAGTTAAGTTAGATAAGCAAAGCTTATAACTAGGAACTTTTGCATACAATATGAAGCTTGACAATAGTTCCAAGATAATAAATTGTTATATAGATTGTCTGTTCAGATATAAACTTCAGAAACTGCACACTACTGGAGTTAACTGAACCACTTGTTATAACTACCGATTAATCGTATCTAaatattaaaagaaaataatgccAAATTCTCAAATGGAACAAACTCAACCAACATATCAGTTTCTAGCCAACAAACAGAAATGACACAACTGAACTACTCTTCCAATCAAAACAAGAAAGAAACAGAAAACTTCATCAGATTCTCCAATGCGATCTCAAGTGAACATTCACCTGAAGCTATTGTACAAAAAATATAAGGAGGACTGAATAATTGTACTAGACAGTTTGTCATATTTAGAAAAGCACAGCAGCGCTTTTTAGGCAAATTACCTCATATGCTGCATAGACTTCAGTGTTGAAACCTATTTCCTGACCATTTTCATTAGTGCCGAAACCTCTTGGTTTACCAAAATAAATACCTAATTAACACGAGGAAGATACAGTAAGTTGCAATCAAGGGGAGAGCCCATCTTTagaaagaaaattcaagaaaaaactCAAAGATGACGGAATTTAATTTAAATATCAATGACCATGACAATTCCAAACTAACCTCCCGTAAGTTCCCTAACAACCATTAGGTCTACACCTTCAGCAACTTCTTTCTTCAAAGTTGAAGCATCTACTAACTGCATTAAGTGAGGAATATGAATATGTGGGAATCCGCTAAACACAGAATGTAATTTACGTGTACATTGATTTGAGAGACAAGTTCAAGAAGTGTATATTTCCTGTTTGGCAATAAATGATGGTGCATGATCGCTTCGTAGAAGAGAGACTAAATTTACACAACCTCAGAGGTCCAATAGTTTGCAAGTTCTGACAGTTACAAAAAGGGCTCGTGTCTTCAAGATAAGAGGCAGACCTACTCTCCAAATTGAGGGGTCACGGGGCCCCGTAAACTTCGGCGAAACTCTTGTATATGTAAGTGTATGTGTATATACCTTGAAAATGATTATATCATTAACTTGGCACCCTAAACACTAATAGCCTTTAGGGGACACTGGTTAAGCAGCTAGCTCAAATTTCTTTAGTGCCCCATTGCGTTAAAATCCTAGGTCCGCCTCTGCTTCAAGAGCATGTGCAGCTTACAATATCCAATACGTGTTCATAGACAATCCACTTCTAGCATATTTTGCCACATGTAAATCAAAATGGTTTCAACTAAAACATTTGATAACTAGTATGTTATTCTATAATTAGCAGTTAGGTAATGTACAATCAATTTTGTTTTAATCAGAACTTACAGTTCTACAAATTATTATGCTCAGATAGCAAATTAATCTTTTCTATAGAATTtatgaaattttaaaaatattctcTAAAGATTTTTATAGTTTAATCAATTTTCTAATTTCCAAACATTTCGTGGGCTCACTCCCCTTTAAGAATTATTGGGCTTATGCCTCTTCCTTAACGCTTACCCTCTTACTTACTTTCACATTATACGTTACACGCTCTGATCTGTGCCTCCGCCTTTTAGAACACTGCTTCCAACAACAAAATTCACTAACATGCTTTCACACCCACTTGCCTGCTCATACTCATTACCATTAGAATCCTCTACTCAGACAAATCTTGCAACAATACTTACTTTCTGATCAACTGTATGGTGTTGGCGACGAGGTAGGTGGAATATATAAAAGTGGTGGTAATAGCAGTAGTCTTGTTTCGCCAATCATGTTAGCTTGCTCAAGGAGTACCAGCGATTAATTTGTGCTGGAGGACCAAAGTGCAGGAGGTAAGGATCAAGGAGGTTGCTAGTGTCAAAAGGTGTAGGGAGGTGTACATGCTCTCCATGTGAAACTTTCTACTCGTTTTCTGATTACATACTCCCAGATCTCTCATTTCACGAAACTTTATTCTTTAAACCCAAATAGGTCTGTCAAAGAATTCTAAATCCAGAATAAATTAGACAATTTCCCACTTTATGCTAATTTTGAGATTATAACTTACCGAGTATAGAATAAATCTACTTCTGTTTGTTCCTACGAACAAAATTGTTCCATTATTACCAACAAAATAGAACACCCTTGTTCGGAAACAATTGACTGAACAAGAATGGCCCATAGGATAGTCATATTATAGCCTTTTTCTATGCAATAAAGTTACGTAGTGCCCATTTATCTTTGATATAAGGGGTGTTTCCATGGTATCGTGTATTGCAATTTTCATTATAACAAAACTTGTAAGTCAAACATATACCCGGTTAGCAGTTGAGAAATATTCTCAAATTGATATAACGGTCTTTTTTTGGGTGATAGGTACAGTTTTTAGAAGCTGAAAACATAAATTACCTGTGGTAAAACAGTGGCTGGTCTCAAGTTAGCAAAGACCTGCAAGCCTTCTCGAAGTTGAAGTAATCCAGTCTCGGGCTTCAAATGTTTTTCATTATTGTCCCATTTATATCTTAAATTTAGATGCAAGAAAAATCCAGGACAAGAAACTAGAAAGTATGAGATTCAATCAAAAAATACATATGAAATATAACAAAAAGTTCAGAAGAAGACCCTATCATGTAGTAGTTACCCTCCAATTGCTCCAAGAAGAGTAGCATCAGATCGCTTTGCAGAATTAAGAGTCTCATCAGGCAATGGCACTCCTACAGCATCCAATGCAGCCCCTCCCATAGGCATCTCTTCGAATGCGATTTGAAATCCTGTTATGTTTCCAAGAGTTAAACCCTTAACCCCAAAACATTCAAATTGTCGCCagagaaaaaacaaataaaacgGAGCAGTATACCAGGGTCAACAAATCTAATTTCCAGTATAAACTTTTATTTCGACACCAGTCAGCTTGCGTCCTAAACGGTGGCAGAGCCACATTAAGTCCCCTAACTTGGAAAATCATACTGCGCAAATAGGGCAAAAACAATTTCGTCCCATATATATATTAACTTCTGAATCCCCTTGGCATAAGGGAAGTTTTCATTATAATGGCAAAGGCAGTTCAAAAATTGCTTTAGGTCACAAGTTCAAACTTTTTGAATCACAATATGCACCACTGCCAATTGAAAAACAAATTCTGGTCATTTATGCAGCTGTCAATGGATACTGTGATCGAATGCCGCTAGCCTGAATTTCTCAATATGAGAGACGGATAAAGCCATTCCAAATAGCGTCAAACCAGAATTACTACAATCCTTACCCTTGTTAAAATTCTTGGGTACACCACCAGAGCTAAAAGTATGAACTTGGACATCAAGTTACAATATTTATACTCGTTAAAAGAATAGTTTTAAAATCCTACTCAAAAACAAAAACTATTTAGCTCTGAAAGAGTAATAGTGCTACAACAAATTCAAAGCAAGAGTTAAAGTAACCACATACAAGGTACTCCCCTGTCCCATAAAGAGTTCGGGACATCCCTTTCTTAACATTTTCCAaaaggatttaagttatatacactgacATTGTAAATATTTTACACTATCAGTGAATTTTAACCTATAATAGCAGGTTACTTTCTAGTTTTACTCGATTACCAATTAATGCTTATCAAGAGATTTACCAGTAATTACCTCCTAATCGTGTAAATATTGAATACATCGTCCGGGCATAAATTCAAAATTACACTAAAATCACTATAACTAACTTCATTTTATAAATACCATCGAGAGAGGCGACAAGTTGGAAGGCATCTTAACCTATAATAGCGGCTTACTTGCTATTTTACCTGATTacctattactccctccgtcccaatttaagtgtcgtCCCAAAAAGGttgcctctttctatatttagcaagttgacaattcaaacatcctataTGGCAAGATTATAACCAAaagattcaaaggacattttagtacattatacacatcGTTAATTTAAGACCAtgagattcaaaagtctctcttcatttcttaaactccgtgcccagtcaaactaagacacttaaaatgaGACGGATTAATGATTATCAAGATACTTACCAGTAATTAAAATTGTGTAAACATTCGTCAGTgcataaaaattaaaacttttttttttcaagataaattgcatatagttaaaattacattaaaatcaAAGTAATTAACTTCCAAAAAgtgatttaagttatatacactaaCAGTGTAAATTCATTGAATTTTAACCTTTAATAGCAGGTTGCTAGTTATTTTTACCAGATTACCTATTAATGAATATCTTGATATTCATTAACCAGTAATTAAAATTGTGTAAACATTTTTTACCCCCGCAGTGTATAAAATTAAAACTTTTTTCAAGACAATATACATATACttaaaattacattaaaatccAAGTAACTTacagtattttttttaaaatttacctTCAAGGGAAGCGACGAGTTGGAGGGCATTTTTGGCAACAGAAATAACTTCAGGTCCAATACCATCACCTGGAAGAAGAGTGATGTTGTAGCTTTTGCTAGGTGAGGTAGCGGAACACCGAATACTACCCCATTTAGCGGCGTGTTTGGGAACTTGTTGTTTTGAATGAAATTGGAATTGCTTCAAATGTGTTGAAGTGAACTGTAATGAAGCCGCCATTGTTTGATGATGAGAGTGGTGAAACAAACAGAGTTTGGTGGAAATTGGAATATCAAATCAGTCCATTTTATTTATTGTAATAGAACGGGTTTAGGCCCAATAGATCCATCAAGCCcctatttatttattcttttaaaaaagaATTTAAGTTGTATACACTGATTAATAATGAGTTACTCCCccgtgtcttacttttcttttttgttcAATCCCAAAAGAGTGtctatttctatatttagtaaattgGCAATCCAAACATCCTATATCATAAGTTTATAACTATCagattcaaaggacattttagtacattacacacatTTTTAAATgaggaccacaagattcaaaagtcttactttatttattaaattcATGACTAGTCAAAGTacgacacttaaattgagacggagggagtagttaatATTTTTATCAAAATTAATTATCATGTATTTGATAGaaatttatttataattataTCATAAGTGACATAGTCGTGTAAATATTTTATTGGTGAGTTTGGAGTTTATTGAAACTAATAGATGAGAAAGTAATGGATAAGTACGCTTCGGCCAACTAATTTATCAATACAACCTAAATATACACAATGTATACTCCGGTATATGTATTATATGTGTATAATCTATGCATATTTTTAGTATAAGTATGCGTAAtacatgtatatattctgtaAACTAAATCACCCAAATATATTGACCTGTAATTTTCCCAACTAATAACACATGGCTAAAGTTTTGTGGCTATGATTTGTGAAATAAGTTTTAGGATTAGGCGCCATTAAAAAACTATGTCAATATCCGACCGACTATTTGTATAAAGTTCGCTTCAATTAATTTTCAGGATTGAATATTTGCCTAATGGACCAACTAGTTCTTAATTTAACCCCGaacttaacatattcatattcaaaaTGAAAATATCTAATATGACACATACCAAAACATTTGTCGTTTCACGTTTTATTCACGAAAAAAATAAGAGTTAAAATTTCGGAACTTTTAAAATATTCtctctttgtcccaatttatataatacactttcttttttagtctatcCTAAAAAGattgatacatttttatatttagaatttaacttaaaacttccccttttaccctTAGTGAATATATTTGAAACCACaccaaatatctatgacttgtttcacaagtttcaaaagtcttcatttctttcttaaactccgggTCAAGTCAAACTATCACACaaaattgggacagaggaagtaGTCATTTTTTTGCgccgattgtccttcaaaggcactggtcttaaATTTTTGTcgctcaaattgctggtctttgatttttgtccttcacctaaaaaagtgaccgaaaataCCCTGAAGTTCTGAGTTCAAACcctagctcagtaaaaaaaaaaatcataaggcaAGGTTTCGAGAAAGTTCTACCTTAAAAGACAgaatttagttatgccttaagtcAACTTATGCCTTAAAAGGCATAACTTTTGAGAAACCTTTGCagtgcgatttttttttttttattaagttaGGGTTTGAATCCAGAATTAAgggatatttttaattaattttttagacaaaagacaaaaattaaatatcAACAATTTGAGGATCAAAAAataaagaccagcgcctttgaaggacaatctggCGAATTGTCCGGAAGTAGTAGCATTTTGAACATGTCATTTCACTAGTGAACATTTGGGCCAATATTGTATTGCGGAGTACTTTTTAGGGAAACGGTAAAGGAAAGGATAAAGTACGCATATATACTAacgagaaatatttacgaaacatgacgatagttttctatttataaaatataacATTACAAATCCTATACAAATCATACTTTAAAAAAAcacattattttttaaatttttttttaatttctttttttcacTCAAAAATtcatgtataaaagttgtatgaaatgtgtatatctcgctcaacacttaaaaagttcgctcaaaatttagtgtatgaaaacggtatgaaaaatgtatgaaatgtgtatatctctctcaaggcttaaaaaatccgctcaaaattgtgtgtatgaaaaaggtatgaaatttgtatctcgctcaatgcttagaatttcgctcacattttcgtgtataaagttcatgttagatttctgtaaaattaatacaactacaacaacattgtatacaactttgatacaacattcaagacttaaaataattgctcaaatttttgtgtatgaaatgtgtatatcttgctcaaggcttaaaaagtccgctcaaattttatgtataaaaaatgtatgaaatgtaggGGTGGgtgttcggttcttcggttcggttttatcaaacttcggtttggttatttcggtttcggtttttttaaggtggacaccgaacaccgaaccaaactagttcggttcggttcagttCTTCCGGTTTCCGTTTTTttaagtttggttcggttcggtttcgattttttcaattcagtttttttttatatgatattagaagcgattccatttacactaattcatattctcaaaagcaacaaaacataaaactaacaaattaaaatcaaaatcaaacaaaccggatacacaagaacagaaaaccataaccataatataggattactaggtgttatatacatatagtaagaataattaagaaaacacataaaggacatacattaatcctaaaaacACACTCTagtcacctttctttgttaaggatatttgattttctcaactgaagtggaaaattagggatacaaaagcaaaagagagcttattacaattgaattttttttgggcttaaacttaatgggtctagactattttaatttttttgggtaatgtataaatttcgattcttcggttcggtttcatcaaagttcggttcggctatttcggtttcgattttttgaaggtgaacaccaaacaccgaaccaaactagttcggttcggttctttcggtttcgatttcTTAAAGTTCGGTCCGGTCCGATTTTTcagtttttggtatttatgcccagccctaatgaaatgtgtatatctcgatcaaggcttaaacattacccTCAAAGTTTCatgtatgagaatggtatgaaatgtgtatacctcgctcaagacttagaattttattcacattttttgtatataaagttcatattaggtttctggaaaattaatacaactacaactacATTgttaacaactttcatacaaggcttaaaattttcgctcaaacatacacatttcatacatttttcatacaactttcatacacaaaaatttgaggtaatttttaagactttgagcaaaaaaaaaaatattagttttttaaaaagtttaaaataattttaatttttttaaaaaatatatttttaaaaaaatattttctgaaaaaaatgaaaaatatatgaaaatccttcatgtttcgtaaaatatcgttatgttttataaataaggaaaactatctatatattttgtaataaagagtcttaagtaGGTGCCCTTTGTCATTTTCTCTTAGGGAAAAGTACATGGTGTGACCATCAGGGGAAAAAGAAGATCCAAAAAGGCCCCATTTTGAACAAATGTCCTGAGTTGGCCATTCGGCCAAACTAATGCTAGGCgctggcccaaaaaaaaaaaaggataggaCTTTAGTCGCCACTAAAAGTTCACTGCAAACAAAACGATCAGACTTttaaagtcgccactaaaggtccGCTGCAAACTTCCATTTATTTTTCTAATCTTCTACTAGGGATTAAAAAAGATGAACTAAATAAATAAACTAAAGTAACCATCATCGAAAACTTAACAAACTAAAATATATCAACTACAAACTAATaaattagtaagtatacattaattatacatttattattcataaattatacgttaattatatatttattattcataaattattcgttaattatacatttattatacacatattatacaataatgatacagtttctatacgtatgatacatttctatacatgtatagtagtgatacatattctatacaataatgatacggtttctatacgtatatgtgtgatatattttttatacgtatgatacactttctatacaagaatgatacaatttatatacatatgctggaattatatatacactttctatacaagaatgatacagtttaaatacactttctatacaagaatgatacagtttatatattgtatatgtatgatatattGTGTAgacgtatgatacattttctatgtaagaatgatacagtttatacataaattacacaacaatgatacattttctatacttatgtatgaaatatgtataatatgtgaatcattagtgtataatcaatgtataatatatgtatcattagtgagtatacgttgatgatacatttattatacacaaattacacAACAACGATACAAACCTATAAtacatttttctatatatatacggtagggatacatattctatacagtaataaaacttttttattttatatgtatgatacattttctatacatagttGATCTTTAGTGGCGACTAAAGTCGACACAAAGAATCCTTTTTTGCAATGAACTTTTAGTGACGACTTTTAGTGGCCACaaaaggtcttttttttttttttggtagtaaATGAGCTGGCGGGCTACAAGATGGGTTTGGAGAAACTTGGGCCATCCGGTGGAATTAGTTTGGGTCGGATGGCCAGTTATGTCCTTTTCCCTACCTTTGATGGGGCAATTCCCAAAATTGCCTTTCTtgtggggtggtctttaaatttgcCTTTCGGCTAAAATTCATGgattccaggttcgaacccccactcagtcaaaaatttgtaaggcagagtttgaatttcgctatgcccccaccggcagaattttagttatgtttaaccaaAAGTCTGCCGATGGGGGCagactgtcacgccccgaaccatggcctggacgtaacacggcactcggtgcctgactgcatgtgaccgagcgaaccacatggcttgctgaatcatcatgatacataacatatgcggaatataacgtgaatgcatgatgagcctttataaaacatgttaagtcataatacttaataaaatacttgtttaaacatgagtgagccaaaatggctatacgactccaaatgtctgacatgatataactgacttgtctagtctatgaaacctctatcatgagtctgactgaaaaacatacttactgggacaaggcccccagcatacctttagatgcataattaatcataaaacaaaagttaactaaaccccgaatgagatggggctcaccaataagctgatacgaatgttgtcctactgagcagatgtgtcgtcctgtatatcaatacctgcatcgtgaaatgcaggcccccgggcaataaaaaggggacgtcagcacattgaatgtactggtatgtaaagcaaccggaagaaacaacatgggacatggaataacatgataagaactgaaactgaaaacttggacataaacatgagcatgagcatgagcatgagtacatatatatatatatatataacatgagtaaaacatgataagtggggagagcatttcataaaccgacaacatgatatcaccacgtggatacgtggagtctggtacctcgccggaccagcagagcccctataccttgccagggtataaggtaataacgtacctgatggaaccattcagtgtgaaattaaggtatcgtcctaactgggcggagcgatccttgtcctatggtggctacatagtttcaggctatctgagccttctcggtaattcgtgcaactcccaaaaacatgaacataatataattggctaagaagcccatgattttcgtgaattaacttgtaatcatgattccacgaaataacttgtaacatggtttcgtgaattaacttgtacttgtcttgtaatcatgatttcacgaaataacttgtaaacatggtttcatgaaataatcttgtaaaatagtttcataagataacttgtcataatcttgcaaacatgttcttgattcatgagtaataagaatatttcgaaatcatatatataattgacttgaaaacatgcttgtaacttgctagataaaatcataaagtttcatatgaacgtaatgagaacacatgaggaggaattcatgattcatggattaagctgggattcctaatatcaataatggaagattaggaatacaataacgaacatagatacgaaattcgtgtacatacatacataattacgggctaccaatatgttggatttaatgccctaggatttgaacttcatagatttttacgaaacggatcatggggaagaacgtagagattcccacatgtggatggaagttctacataccttaacctcccgcttttgagcgtatcacaatgtctttcaatcccttcaacttcaatctatagcaatacaagtcatagggactctatattagcaacaatatccatgttttgttcatctaagcattttatcaaacacttggtgggcatgaagctccacaaccttcattaatggtgttttcttcccccaatccccattctattacttctagctgattctacaatctcaattagatgtaattaacatcattcttcatcaaccatatgaatacaacaatcccaagtcaacaatccaaaaaccctagcatagttcatataattctctttatcaaacccattt
Encoded proteins:
- the LOC132641725 gene encoding 3-isopropylmalate dehydrogenase 2, chloroplastic-like, yielding MAASLQFTSTHLKQFQFHSKQQVPKHAAKWGSIRCSATSPSKSYNITLLPGDGIGPEVISVAKNALQLVASLEGFQIAFEEMPMGGAALDAVGVPLPDETLNSAKRSDATLLGAIGGYKWDNNEKHLKPETGLLQLREGLQVFANLRPATVLPQLVDASTLKKEVAEGVDLMVVRELTGGIYFGKPRGFGTNENGQEIGFNTEVYAAYEIDRIARIAFETARKRRGKLCSVDKANVLEASMLWRKRVTAIASEYPDIELSHMYVDNAAMQLVRNPKQFDTIVTNNIFGDILSDEASMITGSIGMLPSASLGEKGPGLFEPIHGSAPDIAGQDKANPLATMLSAAMLLKYGLGEEKAAQRIEAAVLDTLNRGFRTGDIHSAGQKLVGCKEMGEEVLKSIDSKTPAAV